A region from the Citrobacter koseri ATCC BAA-895 genome encodes:
- the rstA gene encoding two-component system response regulator RstA: MNTIVFVEDDPEVGSLIAAYLAKHDIEVLIEPRGDLAEETILRTQPELVLLDIMLPGKDGMTICRDLRGRWQGPIVLLTSLDSDMNHILALEMGACDYILKTTPPAVLLARLRLHLRQNELTAQAKGIQDTAMTPHKTLRFGALIIDPVNRSVALSGEPVSLSTADFELLWELATHAGQIMDRDALLKNLRGVSYDGMDRSVDVAISRLRKKLQDNATEPYRIKTVRNKGYLFAPHAWEESQRD; encoded by the coding sequence ATGAACACCATCGTATTTGTTGAGGATGACCCTGAAGTTGGCTCGCTGATTGCCGCTTATCTGGCGAAACACGATATTGAGGTGCTGATTGAACCTCGCGGCGATCTGGCTGAAGAGACGATCCTTCGCACGCAACCCGAGCTGGTGTTACTGGATATCATGCTGCCGGGCAAAGACGGTATGACCATTTGCCGCGATTTGCGAGGCCGCTGGCAAGGGCCGATTGTCCTGCTGACCTCGCTGGACAGCGACATGAACCACATCCTGGCGCTGGAAATGGGCGCCTGTGACTACATCCTGAAAACCACGCCCCCTGCCGTGCTCCTCGCTCGTCTGCGCCTGCATTTACGGCAGAATGAACTCACCGCGCAGGCAAAAGGCATTCAGGATACGGCAATGACCCCGCATAAAACGCTGCGTTTTGGCGCGTTGATTATTGACCCGGTCAATCGTTCAGTCGCGCTCTCCGGCGAACCGGTTTCGCTTTCCACCGCCGATTTCGAATTACTCTGGGAACTGGCAACCCATGCCGGGCAGATTATGGATCGCGACGCGCTGCTGAAAAACTTGCGCGGCGTCAGCTACGACGGCATGGACCGCAGCGTGGATGTCGCTATCTCAAGGCTGCGTAAGAAATTGCAGGATAACGCCACCGAGCCCTATCGAATCAAAACGGTTCGCAACAAAGGGTATCTGTTTGCCCCCCATGCGTGGGAAGAGAGTCAGCGTGATTAA
- the rstB gene encoding two-component system sensor histidine kinase RstB encodes MKKLFVQFYLLLFVCFLVMTLLVGLVYKFTAERAGRQSLDDLMKSSLYLMRSELREIPPRDWGKTLKEMDLNLSFDLRVEPLNKYKLDALTTQRLREGDIVALDDQYTFIQRIPRSHYVLAVGPVPYLYFLHQMRLLDIALMAFIAISLAFPVFIWMRPHWQEMLRLEAAAQRFGEGHLAERLHFDNGSSFERLGIAFNQMADNINALIASKKQLIDGIAHELRTPLVRLRYRLEMSENLSAQESQALNRDIGQLEALIEELLTYARLDRPQTALTLTVPDLPVWLASHLEDVQSVNPGRTVRLSQLTPGDYGALDMRLMERVLDNLLNNALRYSHSTVQASLLLSGNQATLIVEDDGPGIAPDAREHVFEPFVRLDPSRDRATGGCGLGLAIVRSIALAMGGTVNCRESELGGARFTFNWPVWHNIPEFPPA; translated from the coding sequence ATGAAAAAACTGTTCGTTCAGTTTTATCTGCTGCTGTTTGTCTGCTTTCTGGTCATGACCCTGTTGGTCGGGCTGGTGTATAAGTTCACCGCAGAACGCGCAGGCAGACAGTCGCTGGATGATTTGATGAAAAGCTCGCTGTATTTAATGCGCAGCGAATTGCGGGAGATCCCTCCGCGCGACTGGGGGAAAACCCTCAAAGAGATGGATCTTAATCTCTCTTTCGATTTGCGCGTAGAGCCGCTCAATAAATACAAACTCGACGCGCTTACCACACAGCGGCTGCGCGAAGGCGACATCGTCGCGCTGGACGATCAGTATACGTTTATCCAGCGCATCCCCCGCAGCCATTACGTGCTGGCCGTCGGGCCGGTCCCTTATCTCTATTTTCTTCACCAGATGCGGCTACTGGATATCGCGCTGATGGCCTTTATCGCCATCTCCCTCGCCTTTCCAGTGTTTATCTGGATGCGCCCGCACTGGCAGGAGATGCTGCGCCTGGAGGCCGCCGCTCAGCGTTTTGGCGAAGGGCACCTCGCAGAGCGCCTTCACTTTGACAACGGTTCCAGTTTTGAACGTCTCGGCATTGCCTTTAACCAGATGGCAGATAACATCAACGCGCTGATCGCCAGTAAAAAACAGCTTATTGACGGCATCGCCCACGAACTGCGTACACCGCTGGTGCGTCTGCGTTACCGGCTGGAGATGAGTGAAAATCTCAGCGCACAGGAGTCGCAGGCGCTGAATCGCGATATCGGCCAACTGGAAGCGTTAATCGAAGAGTTACTGACCTATGCGCGGCTGGACAGGCCGCAGACTGCGTTAACGCTCACCGTTCCCGACCTCCCCGTGTGGCTGGCAAGCCACCTGGAAGACGTACAGAGCGTCAACCCCGGGCGCACGGTGCGGCTCAGCCAGCTTACGCCTGGCGATTACGGCGCGCTGGATATGCGGCTAATGGAGCGTGTGCTGGATAATCTGCTCAATAACGCGCTGCGTTATTCCCATTCCACCGTTCAGGCCAGCCTGTTGTTAAGCGGCAATCAGGCGACCCTGATTGTTGAAGACGACGGCCCCGGCATCGCGCCAGACGCGCGCGAACATGTGTTCGAACCCTTTGTGCGCCTCGATCCCAGCCGCGACCGCGCTACCGGAGGCTGCGGGCTGGGA